The Lycium barbarum isolate Lr01 chromosome 4, ASM1917538v2, whole genome shotgun sequence nucleotide sequence ataaaatatatagctcattgagctttcttctatttacttgtgttcataattttacttatattaagttaggaatatacctaaaatatactaaaaatatacttataatatacatctacttaaattaaaaaatagaaagttatatacttgaaaaataactaaaatatacttataatataaatatacttaagttataaaataggtatttataaacttagaaaaaacttaagctataaataacttaagttataatacatataacttatatatataacttaaacatatatatttatttaaattataatacatataagttaagttttttctCATAGTTAAGTATTtataagttaagttttttctaaatttgtaaatttctattttataacttaagtatatttatattataagtatattttaggtatatgtagctaagttaagcatataacttaatatatatacatatatgctaTTAgtaagtaaatatataaactttacttataaacttatataacatatataaatatatctaAAATACACTAAGAGatactataatatacatatactatacaaaaaattaaaaaaaaaaaggatttttttgcagtttgaaccggccggttccggtttccaagattggaaccggttaaccggaaccggtgaCCGGTTCTGGTTCCGGTTTTTtgaccggaaaccggccggttttatAACCGGTTGCCGGTCCCAACCGGTTAGCGGGCTTAGGAGTGGGTTATTCAATTAAACTTCTCAACCCCAAGATACCATCAGTCTAACGGATAAGTGAGTCAGCAACAAGATAATAATCTCCTCTCCTAAAACTTGGCTCAACGCCTCAGCCAAGCCAAATAGTGGGGTGATGAGTTCCCCACAATACTATGGGCCTACTGAATGACCGTTTGTGCTTCAACGGACGAAATTCTTACACAGTTTATGGAGAAGAACTTTTGCTTCCTGTTGAAGTCGTATACCCAACCTAGATGCACTTGGGGAAGAGAGGAACCAAACAAAGAAGGAACCAGATAAAGAAGCAACAACAACAGAGCTAGACTTCGTTGATGAGCGAAGTGAACAAGCGTATGTCCAGATCGCAACGTACAAATAACACTACTAGAAAAACTCAATTTACATTGGAATAAAAATTCCTAATTTCTAAAAAATTTACCTATATATACGATTTTCCCAAGTAAATCCACAAGTAAATTTAGAGCCAAATTATTACTTGCTGATTTATTTGGAATAATAATTCCCAAGTATCATTTTCGTAGGTAATTCTGCACGTAAATaatcaaaaatataaaaaatatcgTTTCCTCTATGAACTCGTAGGAAAATCCCCATGTAATGGTTCTTGCGGATTTACCTAGGGATTATTTCGTGGGGAGTTACCTGGGGATTGTATTATTTGGAAAATTATTTGGGGATTTCGTTGTTGTGAATTTATCTGGAGATTATTTCTTGGGAATTTACACGGAGATTTTATCACATAGGGAATTACTTGGGAATTTTGTTCCAGCGAATTTAGCTGGGGATTATTTTGTTGAGGATTTACCTGGAGATTTTATTTCCTAAGGAATTATTTGGGGATTTTGTTGCTGCGAATTTAGCTAGAGATTATTTCTAGGGGATTTACCTGGATTTTTGTTACCTAGAGAATCACTTGGggatattattgttgtgaatttTGCTGGGGATTATTCCATGGAGTTTTACCTAGGAATTTTATTACCTAAGAAATAATTTGGGGATTTTACTGATGAGAACTTAGCTGTGAATTATTCATTAGAGATATAAATAAGAGtatataatttttaaaagttACAAAAATTAGTGATTGTatgaaaattaaataatttacaaTTTACCTCCAAATAGTGAAAGTTAATATTCAAATAACATTCTTCGATATTGATTTCATCtattttatatttattgattACTTATACATAAGTTTAGTTAAATGTTGATTCCATATGAAAATCAAAGATGTTATATTTGTTTGGATTGAACATGTCAGTAGCCATGTTATGGTTGGTATTACGATTCTTTTCGGCATATGGTACTACCTTCTAGTCCTATTTCATGTGACACATTTTCTATTTTCATCTCATCTGTCTAATAAAAAATATTACATTTCTATATTTTAGAAGTTATTTAGTTCTGAACTTCTCACTtgacccttaatgaaatgattccTAACCACATAAGGGAAGAAGGGAAGAGAGTAATTCGATAACAAAATAATtatcatatttttattttttttgataatTAATAATTTCATATGATTGATATAAAGTGATATAACAAAGCAGAAATGATCACATATCGCATTATTTGGCTAATATCATTAAAAATATGATTGATATAAAATGATATAACAAAACTAAGAAACGATTACATCTCACATTTTTCGATTAATATCATTAAATATATACTAAATTTTGTATAATTAAAATTATATGTTTAGCTTTtaaatcaaaaaaagaaaagaaaaaagaataagtTGCATTTATTATTAAAATGATGTAATTGATTTTTAACTGTATTTCCTACTTGATATGTTATTTTTTCATATGcgtttaaaatattattttactaaTATGCTAAGTCTATATATTAAGTAAACACTTATAAATAATTATCACTTAAGTATCAAGTATTATTTTGATTCTATTTCCAAACACCATCTTAATTAACATGtaaattattaatattattagaGTAACTTAAATTTTGTTTATATTGCTAGAATTGGGAAATAATATTAGCAATTACGTAAATGAGGTACAATATATTTAATcagaggcgaatctaggatttGAATGTAGCAAGTGCCGCAATTTTCTTCAAagtacatcttgttaggaacgtgtatttGGATTGGatccatctctttttagtttattcgtgTCAACTTAATAGGCGTTTTttaatttgcaaatatgaaattacatctcaaaaatcaagaaacgaacataattagcatcttaaacaaggaatgacacccattaacaacaaaagtaaaattaacattttcaccaagggacttgtATCtcttgtatattaaaaaatgaatttgcacaagtaaaataataTCTTCAATAAGgaaattacaccaatcaaaataagaaaaataatagaaaaactcttcaataggtagatacaccccataagtaaatgtaaaattagataaactacaagttcttaAATAAATcgtaaatttcatgttttttctaggCAGTGCTTatgaaatttccatcacaatttaactattaaagtaatttaaattgaatttaacaattatataatagcaaaaatttttataatacactcccttcgtccatttttatttgtccattatactaaaaatatatgtccacttttacttgtaagttatacagtttgaaaaaccaagacataatttaccattttatacctattttacccttattattaagtactccaattcattttttttgttgcttattaagagtgtcccaagtcaaatcACAAGTAAACAttgacggagggagtaataaacaaaagaaattataaaaaaaaacaaaaattgaatttgatttcaatccaaaattcccattgagacccaagtttttcaatttaaatactcacatatttgagattaagagaaatgcttaatttaagggattttgaagtttctaatTTGTGTATTCTtgctagagatcacagataaaataatagaaaaaagaaaagacaatataaataataaaaagataaatagaaaattaggagagccgaaaagggaattactggAACAAAGCAAGTtaaaaagcacaaagaaaaacacgagtcgaaaaatgttcaagatagattcaaacttgtgtctaccagccGTGACACTTTTGTGTAATTTAAGATTGAgggtggcaggatcaaatatttaacctaatttaagcaaattataacataagtatataaaatttATGGGGTGCCATGCCACCCCCACCCCTTAGGTGCATCCGCCCCTGTATATAATGAAGGCATTTCTCATATAAACGGAAATTTTAATGTGGTACTCAAGAGTCTCAAGACAATATCTTATTCTTACGAAAAATGATGGTAGTGCACTCCGTGGCACATCGGCTACAAACATACTCGTTGAGCAATTTATATTCGTAAATGGCAATAGAGGTGCCGCACAGTTGCACGGGTGAGTCTCCATTACACTTCCGACATTGGGAATCTTCAATTTATATTtgtaaaataatataatatatataatataataaataaaaataactaaaattgtAGCAGCAGTTGTGTGTTAGTCATAATCCATCCATTGTTACGGTAAtaacctgtttggccaaacttctaaaatcaacttattttgaaaagtgttctttaaaaaaatactttttgtgAGAaatagtttgtgtttggccaaataatttaaaaaacacttttgagcagcaattagcgtTTGTCCAagtttttaaaaagtgtttttaagtgtatttttctcaaaaatgcttttcaaaaaagtgcttctagggaaaagctactttttttagcttttgaaaaattgcttctgctactccccaaaagtacttattttctcacaaaagcttggccaaacacctcacttttttaaaataagtactttttgaaaaaaataagtacttttggagaaaaataagcttagccaaacaggctataaatttGAGttgagatatgaatatgaatatataaATAATGGATAGGGCAAGAATAAGCATTTGATAATGTTGGAGGACTGTGATGAGAAATGAAAATATGttgaatatatttttattttttatctaaaAAGTCTTTTAGATTTAATTGAATTTTTTCATGAGGATTTACCTACGGATTTTTTCCGATAAAATTTGCAAGAAAATTCCTCATTTTACAATTTTTTCCCAAAAGTTTCTTGCGAATTTTTTATATTCCTTGCGGAAATATCCGCAAGTAAATACATGCGGATTTAAAAACCCCATATAATTTACCTAGGGAAATATAAATTTACATGTAATAATTACCCACAAaagtttttccttcaaattttctTTCGCAGGAAAATCTCCATGAAATTGACTTACCTGCAGATTTTGTTGTATAATCCCCAAGAAAATCTCTATGTATTTCGCATTTTTCTAGTAGTGTAAAAAATTTGCTCCATACTAAAATGATGGACGCACTCAAATTTCAAATGAGGAAACAGGGTCCTTGGGCACGTATTTTCGAACATACAGAACCCAACCTTTAGAAGGCCAATTAGGAAGGCCCGTACCAGATCATAAAGCAGTCAAACAATGTGCGTACAGACTCCGAAGACCGAACGACATGGAACTTCAAAGAAGTTGGAATGTCAAGTAACTGAAATGATAATATTAATGAGGTAACTGCTGagttatataaattatttatttctTGTATATTCGTATAATTTTGCAAGAAACTCAAAGCACCAATGAGAAGACACATGCCCAATGATGGAGCCAAATTTTTTGTTAAGgggttaaaaaatataaagaagtaaacatatGAAAAAGTTAAGGGGGTTCAATATCTACGATATGTTATAATTTTAACctagtatatatagtataacttTTCGAGaattcggatgaaccccctgAGCCCTCACTAGCTCCGCCCCTGCACATGCCGCCAAAACAGACCATCTTGGTGGTCTTATAGCGCTAGAATAAATGGTTGGACAACAGATCTTGTGAGTGTACTAAATTGGGGGCCTCCTACATACATTAATAGACAAGGATTTTAAATACAAATGCAATACATGACCAACTGCCATTTAGCAAAATATTTGACTGTAGTGTTAATGTGTTGGAATTAACTGAAAATATCCGGTTAATTGATGTAAACCGGATGATATCGGGAGAAAATTCTCTAGCTCTAAAATCTGACTATCTCCCTCCCATAATCCTTTTATACTATCTAGGTTGCGTGTGAGGGTAGCATGCGTCGTGAGAGGTATCATATTGATAACTTATGCTttttcgtgttttgatgattgctAAACATATTTGAGGAACCAGATAGGGACTAGATACGATCAGGTCCCTTACAACTCTACAACTGTAAAACTGCTACACTAGACTGACAGCAGTGTAGCAGCACAGCTGCAGTTTGCTAGAGGCCAAAACTACATGAAATGTCTCTTTCACATCATCTCACATGCTTccctatataaacaacatgttacAAGTGTAACCCTAACACTTTACAAATCAAAAATCATATATTTCAAAGTGCCAGCTACCACTGTTCTCCAGGTGCTCGCAAAGAACAAAGCTTCAACAAACACAAGGACCAGATCCCAACACTGAATATGTATTAAGTTCTTAGGTTTGTTAAGTCTGTATTTCGTTCTTTGTTTGTACTCCTATGCTACTTTCAAGAAGTGTCATTGTAGGATAGATTGTCAACCTTTTCAGTtttacttggctagagttagtcaaggtgtgTTATTTGTAATTAAGTTATTGTAAAGGTCTTAAATAGAGTTTATGTAAGGGGgaagggattaagagtttaattcctaggttgcaataggttgtaatctaaAAGTTGCTTAGTTTTAGTGAAGTTCGGGAAATTCTACTCCGGCAGGTCGTGGTTTTCAATCCCTTGAGCAatgagttttccacgtaaatatcttgtgttatttactttTCGTTTTACTCGAGGGAACAAATAGAGAATCTAGTTTTCTATACTATTTGGTGGACTTATATattctatcaattggtatcagagcaggttctttctaaaaggttaacacctagaaaagaTCTTTCTAATGCCTGCTCCACCGATCCTAGAGGAAGGAAAATCTAGCACAAGTCTACCAAGATTCAATGGAAAATATTACGGGTGGTGGAAGACAGGGATGCATGACTACCTCATGGCTGAGGATTCTGAGTTGTGGAACATCATCTGTGATGGTCCTTTTGTTCCTATGAAGAAAGATGATGCTGGCATTGCAATGGTCCCTAAGATGAGGAAGGAGTACAATGAGACCGACAGGAAAGCTGTTGAAAAGAATTACAGAGACATGAAAATACTTGTCTGCTTTATTGGAGCTAATGAGTACAATCGTATCTCGTCATGTCAGCCTGCGAAGGAGATTTAGGCTGCTCTTCAAACTGCTCATGAGGGAAAAAGTCAGGTAAAGCAATCTAAAATAGACATGCTTACCACAGAGTATGAACTCTTTAAGATGAAGAATAGTGAATCTGTTGATGAGATACATACCAGATTCACCTCCATAATCAATGAACTCCATTCGCTTGGTGAAATCATTCCTATCAACAAACTGGTTCGTAAGCTACTTAGTGTTTTGCCTAGTTCATGGGAAATCAAAGTCAATGATATTTCTGAAGCCAAGGACTTAAAATAAGATCGGGAAAGAAGGgggccaaagaaagaaaggaaccCGGTTCTCGAAGCTCCTTCTAAAAGTGACTCTAGTGATGATGAGTCAGACATGGCTTATCTTACTGGAAGGTTTCAAAAAATGATACGGAAAATTGTGGTTTCCAAAGAAAGGGAAACACAAGCAAAAATCATAGAGGAAATGATTGTTGTCACAAATGTAGGAAACATGGATATTTCATCAGAGATTGCCCTCTTCACAAGCAGGACTACTACAAGAACAACACTGAAAAGACTGCAAAAGGAACCAGGTCACTGACATGAAAATCAAAAGAAGAGAATTTTCTAATAACTTGGTGAAACAGCATCTGGCGGCGTGGGGAGACTCCTCAAGTGAAtgtgaagatgaagatgatcaagGAGATGCTTCCTTGATGGTTGTTGATGATGGTCCATCGAGATATGAATCAATCTTTGCACTCATGGATAAATCTGATGCTGACGACGATAATGAAGAGGATGAGGTAAATTTTCTAGATGTCCAGAAGAACTTGAAAAATtactcttaaaaaaaaattaatgtcaTTAGAAAATGTTATTAATTGATGCATTTCATAGTCTCATTGAAGAAAAGAGTGCTCTAGCTAAAGAAATTGGTAATTAGAACAAGAGAGGGATGACATGGTAGTGCCTGTTGTAGATTTTAATGAACAGGTTGACAAAGTAACTAGAGAAAATTCCTTGCTAAAATATCAAATGAAAAATGGATGGACACTCCCTCTAAAGGAGAAGAGTAGGCTAGTAAGATCCAGTTTGAGCTTGAGAGAACCAAAATGAGTCTTATTACTGAGTTAGAAAAAAATAAGCAGCTTCAAGAAAATTTGAAAATAGTAAAAATTAAGCTTGATAAGTCACTTCAGTGGACCTAGTCCTATAACGTAATTGCTTATATGTACAAGAGCAATGGAGGAGGCCGGCAAGGCATTGGGTTTCAAAAGGCCAAAATCCCCTATAATCCCCACAACAAATAGGTCACTACGACTGAAAATTGGTTGTGCACTCACTGTGCTCAGACTAGACATTATAAAGAAACATGCAAAACCAAATTTTAGTCTCTACAGAAAAATAAGAATTTCATTGGAAAGAAATTCATAGTTGAGGGACTTGGTCCCCGGAAAAAAGAAAATTGTCTTACCTGCATAGACTAAAAGAAGCTTAATTCACCCGTTTTACCATTATAAGGGATCCAAGTTGGTTTGGGTTCCTAAGTCTAATCAGTGATTCTGTTTGCAAGCTGGAGTGAGAGGAGGCAGTAAAAGATGGTACATGGATAGTGGCTGGTCGAAGCATATGACTGGAAGAATGGATAATTTCCTCTCACTCAAGGCCTTCCAAGGAGGGAGTGTGTCTTTTGGAAATGGCAAGAAAGGATATATTCTTGGTGTTGGCAAAACTGACAAGACACTCTCTCATGCAATTGAAAATGTGTACTACATAAGTGGTTTGAAGTATAGCTTGTTGAGTGTGTCTCAAATCTGTGATAAGGGAAATAAAGTAAAAGTCTTGTCATGTTCCTGCACTGTCAGCAACATCAAATCTGGTGACGTGGTGTTAATAGCAAAAAGGTTCAAGAATATCTATGTGGCAGATTTTGATTCATTAAATGATTGTGATTTGACATGCCTCAGTGGCATGGATGATGATGCTGAACTATGGCATACATGGCTGGGACATGCAAGTTTTTCTATGCTGAACAAGCTTATTGTGAAGGACCTTGTCTGTGGGCTGCTGATGTGCCGCAGATTCGAGGCACATTTGACGcttttttactatgaattttgattgttttcaagtaagtctggttctcgttaatatgtttggttgtgttttaggaaaacaatggcccaaaagcacaaagcaaagaacaacagaaaaattggccagaaatgaagaatcgacggtccgtcgatcagctgacgaaccgtcctttgaatcgtcgataagctcgattttctagtgatgacaaagttgaagacgacaaaggacagaggtatcgacgaagcgtcgaactgatcgacggttcgtcgtttgtgtcgtcaaacAGGATCTCTcaccaaaagaagaaaaagacggaatactcgacggagcatCGAACTAGTCGACGACACCGTCGAATGTAACACAGTactgaaggtacaaaggacggaacactcgacggatcgtcgaacgatcgacggtccgtcgatcttgctatcgggggcactTTTGTCAGTTTTCTGCTttgcgtttttggagcctatttaaagaacattttaggtttttctttCCATTCAGATTTTATTGTACTCAACTAAAAAgtcccattggtgggtgagcattgaatactccccttttggagcctAGTGAAGACACAAGATTCTatattccatcatctttattgcatttgtaagctttatgtctcatttattgcttactacttttgagaccataatgtgtgagtagtctctttaataaaagttgtggacccaaatgatgggtgctatgtaatgggtatctaacattgtatatatatatataatgggttgtgatgtattttattatttctcatattcattgttctataagtggttTCAAACACTtcttcatgcacaaaccctagtttatttggaaagatgaactagggtgtgatttgagaTAATATAACAtggactcggggcgttaaccctcgtttaatgaactcgcttaggaataagatgagttctacttggcatatttaatcaaccttatttataacatttctgcatttgggaaaatcatgaaaagaaatactttctaactattagaaaatattagaaagtgtgttagagattaagtgcatacataaccgcgacccattagaaatatatcatattgacacccataacATAACGTCTAATCattgcggggacacaactt carries:
- the LOC132637709 gene encoding uncharacterized protein LOC132637709 is translated as MAEDSELWNIICDGPFVPMKKDDAGIAMVPKMRKEYNETDRKAVEKNYRDMKILVCFIGANEYNQYELFKMKNSESVDEIHTRFTSIINELHSLGEIIPINKLVRKLLSVLPSSWEIKVNDISEAKDLK